One window of the Methanomassiliicoccaceae archaeon DOK genome contains the following:
- a CDS encoding DNA-directed RNA polymerase subunit B — protein sequence MRDLVKLYFSERDIVNHHTSSFNDFLATPDNPNSRMQRIVDDIRVPTDDAERGIIKLDPERTGGRNIEIHIGRKRDEDGNIDLQAKPTIRIEEPKVMEANGYSHELTPMEARLRNLNYMSPVYVRFEVYEDGVEKEMPEGDKWVHVGDLPMMVRSKGCNLNREVIEKHLERTLTDAEYIEELVKQKEDPREPGGYFIIGGTERVLITLEDLAPNRVMVEYNEKYGAAVEVAKVFSQKDGYRALTLVEKKKDGMVMVSVPVASGSIPLIALMKALGMESDEEIFETIVSDEAMANIVYANIESSFDKKTYAPNGYHTKEDAILFLERNFAAGQAKEYRTKKVESILDRSLLPHLGDTEADRMKKAIFLGRIARSVLELSLGKRKEDDKDHYANKRLKLSGDLMEDLFRTSFSSLMKDLKYQLERNWGRKKSEMNIASSIRPDLLTHKLLHALATGNWVGGRAGVSQLLDRTSNLSAMSHLRRITSSLTRSQPHFEARDLHPTQWGRLCPSETPEGQNCGLVKNAALIIDVSEGFPDSDVKWMLRELDIESVKSGSGTRVYVNGDLVGVHADADKLVNEIRERRRCGLITNEINIRHDEEMGEVIINCDEGRLRRPLLIVKNGRLMITRRHIEGIREGKVKWNDLFREGIIEWLDAEEEEDALVLVDAYDTPKRCPCCNHALSPMDADWMNPGKDGDCVLHCKWCGEDFTVPSKIEPKYTHMEVDPMVILGVASGIVPYPEHNSAPRVTMGAGMGKQALGIPTANYRIRPDTRGHLMQYPQVPMVQTQTMQFMGYSHRPAGQNFCIAVLSYHGYNIEDALVMNKSSVQRGLGRSTFMRSYRAEERRYPGGQEDHFEIPSPDIMGARADLAYASLGEDGLISPESEVHGSDVLIGKTSPPRFLEEETDFLTPQKRRETSVTVRPGEKGYVDSVMITESENGSRLVRVKVRDERIPELGDKFCSRFGQKGVVGRLVDQCDMPFTADGVTPDLVVNPHGIPSRMTIGHVLEMIAGKVGSMEGRIIDGTAFSGENEESIRDGLVRNGFCRSGKEVMYDGRTGRMIQADVYTGVIFYEKLHHMVSGKMHVRSRGPVQILTRQPTEGRSRQGGLRFGEMERDCLIGHGAAMVIKDRLLDESDGTQQWICGNPKCGHIAIMDRHGSLYCPVCKNNTTIYKVQTSYAFKLLMDELLSLGVAMRLQLEDLR from the coding sequence TTGAGAGATCTAGTCAAACTGTATTTCTCCGAGCGCGACATCGTCAACCACCACACCTCGTCCTTCAACGACTTCCTCGCGACACCCGACAACCCCAACAGCAGGATGCAGAGGATCGTCGACGACATCAGGGTCCCCACGGACGACGCCGAGAGGGGCATCATCAAGCTGGACCCGGAGAGGACCGGCGGAAGGAACATCGAGATCCACATCGGCAGGAAGAGAGACGAGGACGGGAACATCGACCTCCAGGCCAAGCCCACGATCCGCATCGAGGAGCCCAAGGTCATGGAGGCCAACGGATACAGCCACGAGCTCACCCCCATGGAGGCCAGGCTCAGGAACCTCAACTACATGTCACCGGTCTACGTGAGGTTCGAGGTCTACGAGGACGGGGTCGAGAAGGAGATGCCCGAGGGGGACAAGTGGGTCCACGTCGGAGACCTCCCCATGATGGTCAGGTCCAAGGGATGCAACCTCAACAGGGAGGTCATCGAGAAGCACCTCGAGCGCACCCTCACCGACGCCGAGTACATCGAGGAGCTCGTCAAGCAGAAGGAGGACCCCAGGGAGCCCGGAGGATACTTCATCATCGGAGGAACCGAGAGGGTCCTGATCACACTCGAGGACCTGGCCCCCAACAGGGTCATGGTCGAGTACAACGAGAAGTACGGCGCCGCCGTCGAGGTCGCCAAGGTGTTCTCCCAGAAGGACGGGTACCGCGCCCTCACGCTCGTAGAGAAGAAGAAGGACGGCATGGTCATGGTCTCCGTGCCCGTCGCCTCCGGATCCATCCCGCTCATCGCCCTGATGAAGGCCCTGGGGATGGAGTCCGACGAGGAGATCTTCGAGACCATCGTCTCCGACGAGGCCATGGCGAACATCGTCTACGCCAACATCGAGTCCTCGTTCGACAAGAAGACCTACGCACCCAACGGTTACCACACAAAGGAGGATGCCATCCTGTTCCTGGAGAGGAACTTCGCCGCCGGTCAGGCGAAGGAGTACAGGACGAAGAAGGTCGAGAGCATCCTCGACAGGTCCCTGCTGCCCCACCTCGGAGACACCGAGGCGGACCGCATGAAGAAGGCCATCTTCCTCGGACGCATCGCGCGTTCCGTCCTGGAGCTGTCCCTGGGCAAGAGGAAGGAGGACGACAAGGACCACTACGCCAACAAGAGGCTCAAGCTGTCCGGAGACCTCATGGAGGACCTGTTCAGGACCAGCTTCAGCAGCCTCATGAAGGACCTGAAGTACCAGCTGGAGAGGAACTGGGGAAGGAAGAAGAGCGAGATGAACATCGCCTCGTCCATCCGTCCCGACCTGCTCACACACAAGCTCCTCCACGCCCTGGCCACAGGAAACTGGGTCGGAGGACGCGCGGGAGTGTCCCAGCTGCTCGACAGGACGTCCAACCTGTCCGCTATGTCCCACCTGAGGAGGATCACCTCTTCCCTGACCAGGTCCCAGCCCCACTTCGAGGCACGTGACCTGCACCCCACCCAGTGGGGGAGGCTGTGCCCCTCCGAGACCCCCGAGGGTCAGAACTGCGGACTGGTGAAGAACGCCGCGCTCATCATCGACGTGTCCGAGGGCTTCCCCGACAGCGACGTCAAATGGATGCTCAGGGAGCTCGACATCGAGTCCGTCAAGTCCGGCAGCGGAACCCGTGTCTACGTGAACGGGGACCTCGTGGGAGTCCACGCCGACGCCGACAAGCTGGTCAACGAGATCAGGGAGCGCAGGAGGTGCGGTCTCATCACCAACGAGATCAACATCCGCCACGACGAGGAGATGGGAGAGGTCATCATCAACTGCGACGAGGGACGTCTCAGAAGGCCCCTGCTCATCGTCAAGAACGGCAGGCTCATGATCACGAGGAGGCACATCGAGGGCATCCGCGAGGGCAAGGTCAAATGGAACGACCTGTTCCGCGAGGGCATCATCGAGTGGCTCGACGCAGAGGAGGAAGAGGACGCCCTGGTTCTCGTGGACGCCTACGACACCCCCAAGAGGTGCCCCTGCTGCAACCACGCCTTGTCCCCCATGGACGCCGACTGGATGAACCCCGGGAAGGACGGGGACTGCGTGCTCCACTGCAAGTGGTGCGGAGAGGACTTCACCGTGCCCAGCAAGATCGAGCCCAAGTACACCCACATGGAGGTCGACCCCATGGTCATCCTGGGTGTCGCGTCCGGTATCGTCCCGTACCCTGAGCACAACTCTGCGCCCCGTGTCACCATGGGTGCCGGAATGGGTAAGCAGGCACTGGGTATCCCCACTGCCAACTACAGGATCAGGCCCGACACTAGGGGCCACCTGATGCAGTACCCCCAGGTCCCGATGGTCCAGACCCAGACCATGCAGTTCATGGGATACAGCCACAGGCCCGCAGGGCAGAACTTCTGCATCGCGGTCCTCTCCTACCACGGATACAACATCGAGGATGCTCTGGTCATGAACAAGAGCTCGGTCCAGCGCGGACTCGGAAGGTCCACCTTCATGAGGTCCTACCGCGCCGAGGAGCGCCGCTACCCCGGAGGACAGGAGGACCACTTCGAGATCCCCTCGCCCGACATCATGGGCGCCCGCGCCGACCTGGCGTACGCGTCCCTCGGCGAGGACGGACTCATCTCCCCCGAGAGCGAGGTCCACGGATCCGACGTCCTCATCGGAAAGACATCCCCGCCCAGGTTCCTGGAGGAGGAGACCGACTTCCTCACGCCCCAGAAGAGGAGGGAGACTTCGGTCACCGTCAGGCCCGGGGAGAAGGGATACGTCGATTCCGTCATGATCACCGAGTCCGAGAACGGTTCCAGGCTCGTCCGTGTCAAGGTCAGGGACGAGAGGATCCCCGAGCTGGGCGACAAGTTCTGCTCCAGGTTCGGACAGAAGGGAGTCGTCGGAAGGCTCGTCGACCAGTGCGACATGCCCTTCACCGCCGACGGAGTCACCCCCGACCTCGTCGTCAACCCCCACGGAATCCCTTCCCGTATGACCATCGGGCACGTGCTCGAGATGATCGCCGGAAAGGTCGGATCCATGGAGGGACGCATCATCGACGGAACCGCCTTCTCCGGAGAGAACGAGGAGTCCATCCGCGACGGCCTTGTCAGGAACGGCTTCTGCAGGTCCGGTAAGGAGGTCATGTACGACGGAAGGACCGGACGCATGATCCAGGCCGACGTCTACACCGGTGTCATCTTCTACGAGAAGCTGCACCACATGGTCAGCGGAAAGATGCACGTCAGGTCCAGGGGACCCGTGCAGATCCTGACCAGGCAGCCCACCGAGGGACGTTCCAGGCAGGGAGGTCTCAGGTTCGGAGAGATGGAGAGGGACTGTCTGATCGGTCACGGCGCCGCCATGGTCATCAAGGACAGGCTGCTCGACGAATCCGACGGAACCCAGCAGTGGATCTGCGGAAACCCCAAATGCGGTCACATCGCCATCATGGACAGGCACGGATCGCTCTACTGCCCCGTGTGCAAGAACAACACCACCATCTACAAGGTCCAGACATCCTACGCGTTCAAGCTGCTGATGGATGAGCTCCTGTCGCTTGGTGTCGCCATGAGGCTTCAGCTGGAGGACTTGAGATGA
- a CDS encoding DNA-directed RNA polymerase subunit H, with amino-acid sequence MAAENISFNVLKHVLVPEHHLLSEEEAEAVLQRKGMTPDQLPKIRKSDPGIKVLESIHGPIDEGRVVKIVRKSETAEEFVAYRLVIRG; translated from the coding sequence TTGGCAGCAGAAAACATCTCATTCAACGTACTCAAGCACGTCCTCGTGCCTGAGCACCACCTCTTGTCCGAGGAGGAGGCGGAGGCGGTCCTTCAGAGGAAGGGCATGACCCCCGACCAGCTCCCGAAGATAAGGAAAAGCGATCCGGGCATCAAAGTTCTGGAGAGCATCCATGGACCCATCGACGAGGGCCGTGTGGTGAAAATCGTCAGGAAGAGCGAAACCGCCGAGGAATTTGTGGCGTACAGGCTCGTAATTAGGGGGTAA
- a CDS encoding MerR family transcriptional regulator, whose product MKIAEVSEKYGIPQDTLRYYEREGVIPEIKRGNGNIRDYTEDDCKEIAFAQCLKSAGFTVEEIVEYRNLSKRGDETIPDRLALMQRKREDLLQQREALDKALKLLDHKVFCYERAVETGVLSWEDPNFKL is encoded by the coding sequence ATGAAGATTGCAGAGGTCAGCGAGAAGTACGGAATACCCCAGGACACACTCCGCTACTACGAGCGCGAGGGCGTCATCCCCGAGATCAAGAGGGGCAACGGCAACATCCGTGACTACACCGAGGACGACTGCAAGGAGATCGCCTTCGCCCAGTGCCTCAAATCGGCCGGCTTCACGGTCGAGGAGATCGTCGAGTACAGGAACCTCAGCAAGAGGGGCGACGAGACCATCCCCGACAGGCTCGCGCTTATGCAGCGCAAGAGAGAGGACCTGCTGCAGCAGAGGGAGGCCCTCGACAAGGCGCTCAAGCTTCTGGACCACAAGGTGTTCTGTTACGAGAGGGCCGTCGAGACCGGCGTCCTCAGCTGGGAAGACCCCAACTTCAAGCTCTGA
- a CDS encoding methyltransferase domain-containing protein produces MAFQEGETVYLEDANGKRVWVKVAYGMVKAQSIGAIDGSRFRDLDDGDRLTVVGREYTVFRPGVLELMESLERGAQIISAKDAATILMHCDVKCGDRVIEVGAGSGGLTTALLHAVAPEGRVHTLELKEENAHRAGRNVARVGLDRYWSYAIGDAREMDAGVDWQADVLTMDMPDPWLALPNLDANLRPGGRLCAYVPNMNQVESIVVALRESGYSDVHALENIQRYLEVHPGGVRPSFDTLGHTGYLVFARKRSGGKSRSGIRA; encoded by the coding sequence ATGGCATTCCAAGAGGGCGAGACGGTCTATCTCGAGGACGCGAACGGTAAGAGGGTCTGGGTCAAGGTGGCCTACGGCATGGTCAAGGCGCAGTCCATCGGCGCCATAGACGGCAGCAGGTTCAGGGACCTGGACGACGGGGACAGGCTCACCGTGGTCGGCAGGGAGTACACCGTCTTCCGCCCCGGCGTGCTGGAGCTCATGGAGTCCCTGGAGAGGGGCGCACAGATCATCTCGGCAAAAGATGCTGCCACGATCCTGATGCACTGCGACGTCAAGTGCGGCGACAGGGTCATCGAGGTCGGCGCCGGGTCCGGCGGTCTCACCACGGCCCTGCTCCACGCCGTCGCCCCGGAGGGCCGCGTCCACACCCTGGAGCTCAAGGAGGAGAACGCCCACCGCGCCGGTAGGAACGTGGCGAGGGTCGGTCTCGACAGGTACTGGTCGTACGCCATAGGCGACGCCAGGGAGATGGATGCCGGTGTGGACTGGCAGGCGGACGTGCTCACGATGGACATGCCGGACCCGTGGCTCGCCCTGCCGAATCTCGATGCCAATCTCCGTCCGGGCGGAAGGCTCTGCGCGTACGTGCCCAACATGAACCAGGTCGAGTCGATCGTCGTCGCGCTCAGGGAGTCGGGGTACTCGGACGTGCATGCCCTGGAGAACATCCAGCGCTATCTCGAGGTCCATCCCGGGGGCGTGAGGCCGTCGTTCGACACGCTGGGCCACACCGGGTACCTGGTCTTCGCCAGGAAGAGGTCCGGAGGCAAGAGCCGAAGCGGAATCAGAGCTTGA
- a CDS encoding DUF1638 domain-containing protein, with translation MTKGILGVIACPMLEDELIYSMSHDPEDKNVLVLETPYNGSLRRKLDSNGVPYTTMDEWEFMHSESGLDRNEFNIVIKMKNLALHAEPKVLMEDLENDLTMIQGRVDAVAMYYGMCGNYGMDLSKWAEEHLSIPVTTFRDCNGRVCDDCVGVAVGGLLGYQHLIKDYTGVMLLTPAVATNWEDFLGASDMAKGLDVLGPGDKREQMRWLLEMCGYTSEVMIDTGLGIVSEEEFEKSAKDMSDSLGLKILRADPSKYVDHGPMNRIYADSKADLDRVAGGS, from the coding sequence ATGACCAAGGGAATCCTGGGCGTAATCGCATGCCCGATGCTAGAGGACGAGCTCATCTACAGCATGTCCCACGATCCCGAGGACAAGAACGTCCTCGTGCTGGAGACACCGTACAACGGCAGCCTCAGACGCAAGCTTGACTCCAACGGCGTCCCCTACACGACCATGGACGAGTGGGAGTTCATGCACAGCGAGTCCGGACTGGACAGGAACGAGTTCAACATAGTCATCAAGATGAAGAACCTGGCACTCCACGCCGAACCGAAGGTCCTCATGGAGGACCTGGAGAACGACCTGACGATGATCCAGGGCAGGGTGGACGCCGTCGCCATGTACTACGGCATGTGCGGCAACTACGGCATGGACCTGTCGAAATGGGCTGAGGAGCATCTGTCGATCCCCGTCACAACGTTCAGGGACTGCAACGGCCGCGTCTGCGACGACTGCGTTGGCGTGGCCGTGGGGGGCCTGTTAGGATACCAGCACCTGATCAAGGACTACACCGGGGTCATGCTCCTGACCCCCGCCGTGGCGACCAACTGGGAGGACTTCCTCGGAGCCTCGGACATGGCCAAGGGGCTGGACGTCCTGGGGCCGGGGGACAAGAGGGAGCAGATGAGATGGCTCCTGGAGATGTGCGGTTACACGTCGGAGGTCATGATCGACACCGGGCTCGGCATAGTGTCCGAGGAGGAGTTCGAGAAATCTGCGAAGGACATGTCGGACAGCCTCGGCCTGAAGATACTCCGCGCCGACCCGTCCAAGTACGTGGACCACGGACCCATGAACAGGATCTACGCCGACTCCAAAGCAGACCTCGACAGGGTCGCGGGCGGCAGCTGA
- a CDS encoding proline--tRNA ligase — translation MSMKEDDFADWYLDIVEKANLSDKRYPIKGMNVWTPYGWKIMRQIDTYIRQEFDATDHDEVCFPLMIPEDQFAKEKDHIKGFDSEVYWVTHAGLNELDVRLVVRPTSETAMYPMFALWIRSHQDLPLKTYQIVNTFRYETKQTRPFIRVREIHFFESHTCHVSEEDAQCQIEEDIEILERIAKKICLPYMLCIRTDWDKFPGAHYTVGIDTSMPNGRTLQMGSIHHYRTNFSIPYEITYEDENGEHKHVHQTTFGMSERLVGALIGVHGDDQGLVLPPGIAPYQCVLIPIVSKKSTVDVMAAARETAKVLSDAGIRVKLDDSDARPGNKYYEWEMKGVPLRLELGGRDIENGVVSFARRDTGEKGTIDAKDLVPGVKMLLDVISDDMLAKAEEVQKSRIADIDSMEDIPQDKILRLGWCGCAECGHKFEDTTEFKILGFPYHPEPYSGKCIVCGKPVDKAAYAAHTM, via the coding sequence ATGTCCATGAAAGAGGACGATTTCGCGGACTGGTACCTGGACATCGTCGAGAAGGCCAACCTCTCGGACAAGAGGTACCCCATCAAGGGGATGAACGTCTGGACCCCCTACGGCTGGAAGATCATGAGGCAGATCGACACCTACATCCGCCAGGAGTTCGACGCCACCGACCACGACGAGGTCTGCTTCCCGCTGATGATCCCCGAGGACCAGTTCGCCAAGGAGAAGGACCACATCAAAGGCTTCGACTCCGAGGTCTACTGGGTCACCCACGCCGGGCTCAACGAGCTCGACGTCAGGCTTGTCGTCAGGCCCACCTCCGAGACCGCGATGTACCCCATGTTCGCGCTGTGGATCAGGTCCCACCAGGACCTGCCCCTGAAGACGTACCAGATCGTGAACACGTTCAGGTACGAGACGAAGCAGACCCGCCCGTTCATCAGGGTCCGCGAGATCCACTTCTTCGAGTCCCACACCTGCCATGTGTCCGAGGAGGACGCCCAGTGCCAGATAGAGGAGGACATCGAGATCCTCGAGAGGATCGCCAAGAAGATCTGCCTGCCCTACATGCTGTGCATCCGCACGGACTGGGACAAGTTCCCCGGCGCGCACTACACCGTCGGAATCGACACGTCCATGCCCAACGGCAGGACCCTGCAGATGGGCTCGATCCATCACTACCGCACCAACTTCTCCATCCCGTACGAGATCACGTACGAGGACGAGAACGGAGAGCACAAGCACGTCCACCAGACCACCTTCGGCATGAGCGAGCGTCTCGTCGGCGCCCTTATAGGCGTGCACGGCGACGACCAGGGTCTGGTCCTCCCGCCCGGAATCGCCCCCTACCAGTGCGTGCTGATCCCGATCGTCTCCAAGAAGAGCACCGTGGACGTCATGGCCGCCGCCAGGGAGACCGCCAAGGTCCTCTCCGACGCCGGCATCAGGGTGAAGCTGGACGACAGCGACGCCCGCCCCGGGAACAAGTACTACGAGTGGGAGATGAAGGGGGTGCCCCTGCGTCTGGAGCTCGGAGGCCGTGACATCGAGAACGGCGTGGTCTCGTTCGCCAGGAGGGACACGGGCGAGAAGGGAACCATCGACGCCAAGGACCTCGTCCCCGGCGTGAAGATGCTCCTGGACGTCATCTCGGACGACATGCTCGCCAAGGCTGAGGAGGTCCAGAAGTCCAGGATCGCCGATATCGACTCCATGGAGGACATCCCCCAGGACAAGATCCTGAGGCTCGGATGGTGTGGCTGCGCCGAGTGCGGACACAAGTTCGAGGACACGACCGAGTTCAAGATCCTCGGGTTCCCCTACCATCCCGAGCCCTACTCCGGCAAGTGCATCGTCTGCGGCAAGCCCGTCGACAAGGCGGCGTACGCTGCCCACACGATGTGA
- a CDS encoding ribose-phosphate diphosphokinase yields MIIVGGSSSRDLAKEMASILDCTYIQAASTKFPDGECYTRIDTESLDDDVVIVQNTYPNDNLIEMFLLQDAVRRLGAKSVTLVVPYFGYARQDRVFKPGEPESAKVMCRHLNMGCDRIITIDIHKEVVLDNFDCPHTDLKAAPVIADYFRDKKIDLVLSPDIGAAGRAKEVGERMGVPYDHLEKTRLSGTDVRIAPAKMDCTGKRVLIVDDMISTGGTIIAAASALREAGAVSVSVACTHGVFVNNAIERLTGSALDTVLCCNTLENEVSHISVAGIIADAVRKG; encoded by the coding sequence ATGATAATCGTAGGCGGGTCGTCTTCCAGGGACCTGGCCAAGGAGATGGCCTCCATCCTGGACTGCACGTACATTCAGGCTGCTTCCACAAAGTTCCCCGACGGGGAGTGCTACACCAGGATTGACACGGAGTCCCTCGACGACGACGTGGTCATCGTCCAGAACACCTACCCCAACGACAACCTCATCGAGATGTTCCTCCTGCAGGACGCGGTCCGCAGGCTCGGTGCGAAGTCGGTCACGCTGGTCGTCCCCTACTTCGGGTACGCCAGGCAGGACAGGGTGTTCAAGCCCGGGGAGCCCGAGTCCGCCAAGGTCATGTGCAGGCATCTCAACATGGGGTGCGACAGGATCATCACCATCGACATCCACAAGGAGGTCGTGCTGGACAACTTCGACTGCCCCCACACCGACCTGAAGGCGGCACCGGTCATCGCCGACTACTTCAGGGACAAGAAGATCGACCTCGTCCTCTCCCCCGACATCGGGGCCGCAGGACGCGCCAAGGAGGTCGGGGAGAGGATGGGTGTGCCCTACGACCACCTTGAGAAGACCCGTCTGTCCGGCACCGACGTCCGTATCGCGCCCGCCAAGATGGACTGCACAGGTAAGAGGGTGCTCATCGTCGACGACATGATCTCCACAGGAGGGACCATCATCGCCGCCGCCTCCGCGCTCAGGGAGGCCGGGGCTGTCAGCGTCTCCGTAGCCTGCACCCACGGGGTGTTCGTGAACAACGCCATCGAGAGGCTGACAGGAAGCGCCCTCGACACGGTCCTCTGCTGCAACACCCTCGAGAACGAGGTCTCCCACATCTCGGTCGCCGGAATCATCGCCGACGCCGTGAGGAAGGGGTGA
- a CDS encoding DUF357 domain-containing protein has product MTERIDVVTEERIEKYLDITARALAKIRIAAPEKSYNRRLADSFLEMANCYYADAKHFRETGDIVTAFAAVNYAHAWLDCGARIGLFDVDGDDVLFTLYE; this is encoded by the coding sequence ATGACCGAGAGGATCGACGTAGTCACCGAGGAGCGCATCGAGAAGTACCTGGACATCACGGCGAGGGCCCTGGCCAAGATCAGGATAGCCGCGCCCGAGAAGTCGTACAACCGCAGACTGGCCGACAGCTTCCTGGAGATGGCCAACTGCTACTACGCGGACGCCAAGCACTTCAGGGAGACTGGGGACATAGTGACCGCCTTCGCCGCGGTGAACTACGCCCACGCCTGGCTGGACTGCGGCGCCAGGATCGGCCTGTTCGACGTGGACGGGGACGATGTCCTGTTCACCCTCTACGAATGA
- a CDS encoding pantothenate kinase, with amino-acid sequence MTSAFCPGHVSCVFQPVDSFDAMSTGSRGIGIRLNKGATATVTPRDDSVVNIRIDGVVETAHITRMVAQILAPGSGFEIDIRNDLPVSQGFGMSAAGATATAICIADMTGQSRADAFAAAHAAEVNGGGGLGDVAAIVAGGDVPVRTVAGMPPFGRVESADIKMERLTLAVIGGELRTDSVLGDPVALKRIREAASTAMDAFLAEPTYDNLFAVSNGFSSESGLESPAIRRGIERLKSRGYHAGMCMLGNSLFTDAPEGEVWALFGRGHVRTYRCSSSRKEIVIRRG; translated from the coding sequence ATGACATCCGCTTTCTGCCCAGGGCACGTTTCGTGCGTCTTCCAACCCGTGGACTCGTTCGACGCCATGAGCACAGGGTCCCGCGGGATAGGCATCAGGCTCAACAAGGGGGCCACGGCCACGGTAACGCCCCGGGACGACTCCGTGGTCAACATCCGCATCGACGGAGTGGTGGAGACCGCCCACATAACGAGGATGGTTGCGCAGATCCTCGCACCCGGGTCGGGGTTCGAGATAGACATCAGGAACGACCTCCCGGTCAGCCAGGGATTCGGTATGAGCGCCGCGGGAGCCACGGCGACCGCGATATGCATAGCGGACATGACCGGGCAGTCCCGCGCCGATGCGTTCGCCGCCGCCCATGCGGCGGAGGTCAACGGAGGCGGCGGACTGGGGGACGTGGCGGCCATAGTGGCGGGAGGGGATGTGCCCGTCAGGACCGTGGCCGGGATGCCGCCGTTCGGCAGGGTCGAGAGCGCGGACATAAAGATGGAACGCCTGACGCTGGCCGTCATCGGCGGGGAGCTCAGGACCGACTCCGTTCTGGGGGATCCCGTCGCACTCAAAAGGATCCGCGAGGCCGCGTCCACGGCCATGGACGCTTTTCTGGCGGAGCCGACCTACGACAACCTGTTCGCGGTGTCTAACGGGTTCTCCTCGGAATCGGGGCTGGAGAGCCCCGCCATAAGGCGCGGCATCGAGCGCCTGAAGTCCCGCGGATACCACGCGGGCATGTGCATGCTCGGGAACAGCCTGTTCACGGACGCCCCCGAGGGCGAAGTCTGGGCGCTGTTCGGCAGAGGTCACGTGAGGACGTACCGCTGCTCATCGAGCAGGAAGGAGATCGTCATTCGTAGAGGGTGA
- the coaBC gene encoding bifunctional phosphopantothenoylcysteine decarboxylase/phosphopantothenate--cysteine ligase CoaBC has protein sequence MHPSEEIYCEKSTKLRGKTVVMGITGSIAAVECFGTIRELIRHGADVYPVLTPEAQKLVTPDALEFASGHRPVTDLTGRTEHITMMAARSADLFLIYPATANTVSKIANGIDDTPVTSMATVAIGAGIPIAIAPAMHDSMYRNPAVAENIERLRSWGISFIGPRRDGVRAKVASKDEVVAWTFKILSRDFFHGKRLLVIGGRSEEPIDSMRIITNRSTGMMAVELAKRAFERGADVELWMGGCSVDLSDYIPTRRFETVSDLVSMVREIDHDAVLVPAALADFAPHEVATGKISSDEGFGLDLDPVPKVLPLIRTRCDVVIGFKAESGLTRTALAERARSRLEMYNLAAVVANDIDVVGRKSSAAILVTRDDAVDISGTKAEVSDAILDYCVKRL, from the coding sequence ATGCATCCTTCAGAGGAGATTTACTGCGAGAAGAGCACCAAGCTCAGGGGAAAGACAGTCGTAATGGGAATCACAGGCAGCATCGCAGCCGTGGAGTGCTTCGGCACCATCAGGGAGCTGATCAGGCACGGGGCCGACGTCTATCCGGTGCTCACGCCGGAGGCGCAGAAGCTGGTGACTCCCGACGCCCTGGAGTTCGCCAGCGGTCACAGGCCGGTCACCGACCTCACCGGGAGGACCGAGCACATCACGATGATGGCCGCCCGCTCGGCGGACCTGTTCCTGATCTACCCCGCCACCGCCAACACCGTGTCGAAGATCGCCAACGGCATCGACGACACCCCCGTGACGTCGATGGCGACTGTCGCGATCGGCGCGGGGATCCCCATCGCCATCGCCCCCGCCATGCACGATTCCATGTACAGGAATCCCGCCGTCGCGGAGAACATCGAGCGCCTCAGGTCCTGGGGCATAAGCTTCATCGGGCCCCGCAGGGACGGGGTCAGGGCCAAGGTGGCCTCGAAGGACGAGGTCGTGGCATGGACGTTCAAGATCCTGTCCAGGGACTTCTTCCACGGCAAGCGCCTGCTGGTCATCGGAGGGCGCAGCGAGGAGCCCATCGACTCCATGAGGATCATCACCAACCGCTCCACCGGGATGATGGCCGTCGAGCTGGCCAAGCGCGCGTTCGAGAGGGGCGCGGATGTCGAGCTGTGGATGGGCGGATGCAGTGTGGACCTGTCCGACTACATCCCGACCCGCAGGTTCGAGACCGTCTCCGACCTCGTATCCATGGTCAGGGAGATCGACCACGACGCCGTGCTGGTGCCTGCCGCCCTTGCCGATTTCGCTCCCCACGAGGTCGCGACCGGGAAGATATCCAGCGACGAGGGCTTCGGCCTGGACCTGGACCCGGTCCCGAAGGTCCTGCCCCTGATCCGCACCAGGTGCGACGTGGTGATCGGGTTCAAGGCGGAGTCGGGCCTCACGAGGACGGCCCTGGCGGAGAGGGCGAGGTCCCGTCTCGAGATGTACAACCTCGCAGCCGTCGTGGCCAACGACATCGACGTCGTCGGGAGGAAGTCGTCCGCGGCGATCCTGGTCACCAGGGACGACGCGGTGGACATCTCCGGGACGAAGGCCGAGGTCTCCGATGCGATTCTGGACTACTGTGTGAAGAGGCTATGA